In a genomic window of Rhopalosiphum maidis isolate BTI-1 chromosome 4, ASM367621v3, whole genome shotgun sequence:
- the LOC113561156 gene encoding uncharacterized protein LOC113561156 — protein sequence MFINYNPRCLTVVNSIIQIVIKTNIIFARSIRRLSNRRGFKMESNLSGDTALVANVIISCIIYTSTVFIVSLVIKLSLRTCQDRLTFVNHTDDAKYHLTSLSMEIVEITEQYCYTMNIGIILKLYTLSGNMAVVILLKLICNYLIKLTTNSCSYYVFRTNLVFVVYHTSPLALSVITKLRNYIIQLIRHSRRENTTRPPDGHIITNNCKKTLRHIIKQDLYKGVNVLRSIVALIASSYISNRCTLMLWSVDMLNTKRSYFKTRCTRNLKRADTLNAATGEAVITFAYLAMQLGLRKACKCLRVSKNLLTSFILMYINMTAFRYTGVLMNPTYATALAYGCPGQINRDHFIVFWIGPIVGALVFKDVVKITQIMFNIMLWLSIEDLHNFGTLKTLHAIVDENEQKKKLRFGLRKDERGPSNDEQFIEEYVSLEKKIQKFKQEEEEIDAIIEKCTADGEHTAIRREMEKNYVNKWEKARVENFKFQFKSEELELQKYMVELQAKIKTDQIVDKENEQYLDYSIKELEKQIEYWECKYKTDTKETDEKLENLIITLEEKTKEIESLKKTFNERQTIIEEHAENKQRVEEEKTRIDHMEKMATKIQAWWRGTMVRRRLGPYKHLSGPRKKSIKKPLINKGKKPKSK from the exons atgtttataaattataatccacGATGTCTCACGGTTGTCAATAGTATCATACAAATTgtgataaaaacaaacattatttttgctCGTTCCATTCGACGTTTATCAAACAGAAGAGGTTTTAAAA TGGAATCTAATCTGAGTGGCGACACTGCGCTGGTagctaatgtaataattagctgtattatttatacgtcgACTGTTTTTATCGTATCGCTTGTGATTAAACTATCGTTAAGGACGTGCCAAGATAGATTGACGTTCGTAAACCACACAGACGATGCAAAATATCATCTGACATCGTTGTCAATGGAAATCGTTGAAATCACCGAACAGTATTGTTACACGATGAACATCGGAATAa TACTGAAGTTGTATACATTATCGGGGAATATGGCCGtggtgatattattaaaactgatttgtaattatttgataaaattaacgaCAAATTCGTGTTCGTATTACGTTTTTCGTACAAATTTAGTGTTCGTAGTTTATCACACCAGCCCGTTGGCATTGTCTGTCATAACTAAATTGCGCAACTATATTATTCAACTTATACGTCATAGTag ACGAGAAAATACAACGAGACCTCCGGATGGACATATTATTACCAACAATTGCAAAAAGACATTGCGTCACATTATTAAACAAGACCTGTATAAAGGTGTAAATGTCTTAAGAAGTATAGTGGCATTAATCGCATCTAGTTACATTAGCAACAG GTGCACTTTGATGCTATGGTCCGTAGACATGCTGAATACGAAGAGATCGTACTTCAAGACCCGGTGCACTAGGAATTTAAAA CGTGCGGACACGCTGAACGCGGCAACCGGAGAAGCTGTCATCACTTTCGCGTACTTGGCCATGCAGTTGGGTTTGCGGAAGGCGTGCAAGTGTTTACGTGTGTCCAAAAATCTATTGACTTCGTTTATACtgatgtacataaatatgacTG caTTCCGATACACCGGTGTGCTGATGAATCCAACTTACGCGACGGCTTTGGCGTACGGTTGTCCCGGACAAATAAATAGAGAtcatttcattgttttttggATCGGTCCGATCGTCGGTGCTCTCGTCTTTAAAGACGTCGTcaaaataacacaaattatgtttaatataatgctGTGGC TATCGATTGAGGACTTGCATAACTTTGGGACGTTAAAAACCTTGCACGCTATAGTCGATGAAAAcgaacaaaagaaaaaactacGATTTGGGTTACGAAAAGACGAACGGGGACCAAGTAATGACGAACAATTTATAGAAGAATACGTAtcgttggaaaaaaaaatacaaaagttcAAACAGGAAGAAGAAGAAATTGATGCGATTATCGAGAAGTGTACG GCCGACGGAGAACATACAGCGATACGAAGAGAAATGGAAAAAAACTATGTAAACAAATGGGAAAAGGCTAGAgtagaaaatttcaaatttcaatttaaatctgAAGAATTAGAATTACAGAAATACATGGTAGAGTTACAggctaaaattaaaacagatCAAATTGTAGACAAAGAAAACGaacaatatttagattatagtATAAAG gaattagaaaaacaaattgagTATTGGGAATGTAAATACAAAACTGATACTAAGGAAACTGACGAAAAACTAGAAAACCTTATTATAACACTAGAAGAAAAAACCAAAGAAATagaaagtttgaaaaaaaca TTTAACGAGAGGCAGACTATTATCGAAGAACATGCCGAAAATAAGCAAAGAGTAGAAGAAGAGAAAACACGTATCGATCACATGGAAAAAATGGCTACGAAAATTCAAGCGTGGTGGAGAGGTACTATGGTTAGACGTCGCTTAGGtccatataaacatttatcggGACCTAGAAAGAAGAGTATTAAGAAAccgttaataaataaagggaaaaaaccaaaaagcaaataa